From the genome of Streptomyces sp. NBC_01116, one region includes:
- the sufD gene encoding Fe-S cluster assembly protein SufD, translated as MAEAQNTPVGSTTAGSIAVAAESTVATRMSAPPSFDVADFPVPHGREEEWRFTPLERLRGLHDGTAVANGGGVKVAIEAPEGVTVETVGRDDSRLGKAGTPVDRVAAQAYSSFEQASIVTVAKEAVLTEPVRIAVHGEGGVAYGHQLIQLGAFAEAVVVIDHTGDAVLAANVDYVLGDGAKLTVVSVQDWDDTAVHVGQHNALVGRDASFKSIVVTFGGDVVRLHPRVAYAAPGGEAELFGLYFTDKGQHQEHRLLVDHNTPHCKSNAVYKGALQGDGAHAVWIGDVLIQAAAEGTDTYEMNRNLVLTDGARVDSVPNLEIETGEIVGAGHASATGRFDDEQLFYLQSRGIPAEEARRLVVRGFFAELVQQIGLPDVEARLIEKIEAELKASV; from the coding sequence ATGGCTGAGGCTCAGAACACTCCGGTGGGCTCCACCACCGCCGGCTCCATCGCGGTGGCCGCCGAGTCGACCGTCGCCACCCGCATGAGCGCACCCCCGTCCTTCGACGTCGCGGACTTCCCCGTCCCGCACGGCCGCGAGGAGGAGTGGCGCTTCACGCCGCTGGAGCGGCTGCGCGGACTGCACGACGGCACCGCGGTCGCGAACGGCGGCGGCGTGAAGGTCGCCATCGAGGCCCCCGAGGGCGTCACCGTCGAGACCGTCGGCCGCGACGACTCCCGGCTCGGCAAGGCCGGCACCCCGGTGGACCGGGTCGCCGCCCAGGCGTACAGCTCCTTCGAGCAGGCCTCGATCGTCACGGTCGCCAAGGAAGCCGTGCTCACCGAGCCGGTCCGGATCGCCGTGCACGGCGAGGGCGGCGTCGCCTACGGCCACCAGCTCATCCAGCTGGGCGCCTTCGCCGAGGCCGTCGTCGTCATCGACCACACCGGTGACGCGGTGCTCGCCGCCAACGTCGACTACGTGCTGGGCGACGGCGCGAAGCTGACCGTCGTCTCCGTCCAGGACTGGGACGACACGGCCGTCCACGTCGGCCAGCACAACGCGCTGGTCGGCCGGGACGCCTCGTTCAAGTCGATCGTCGTCACCTTCGGCGGCGATGTCGTCCGCCTGCACCCCCGGGTGGCCTACGCGGCCCCCGGCGGCGAGGCGGAGCTCTTCGGCCTGTACTTCACCGACAAGGGCCAGCACCAGGAGCACCGCCTCCTGGTCGACCACAACACCCCGCACTGCAAGTCCAACGCGGTGTACAAGGGCGCCCTCCAGGGCGACGGCGCGCACGCCGTCTGGATCGGCGACGTCCTCATCCAGGCCGCGGCCGAGGGCACCGACACCTACGAGATGAACCGGAACCTCGTCCTCACCGACGGCGCCCGGGTCGACTCCGTGCCCAACCTGGAGATCGAGACCGGCGAGATCGTCGGCGCCGGCCACGCCTCGGCGACCGGCCGCTTCGACGACGAGCAGCTCTTCTACCTCCAGTCCCGCGGCATCCCGGCCGAGGAGGCCCGCCGTCTCGTCGTGCGCGGCTTCTTCGCCGAGCTGGTCCAGCAGATCGGTCTGCCGGACGTCGAGGCGCGCCTCATCGAGAAGATCGAGGCCGAGCTGAAGGCGTCCGTCTGA
- the sufB gene encoding Fe-S cluster assembly protein SufB, which yields MTLPTETAHPELEGLGTYEFGWADSDAAGAAAKRGLSEAVVRDISEKKNEPEWMLKLRLKGLKLFGKKPMPNWGSDLSGIDFDNIKYFVRSTEKQAASWEDLPEDIKNTYDKLGIPEAEKQRLVAGVAAQYESEVVYHQINEELEAQGVIFMDTDTALKEHPELFKEYFGTVIPVGDNKFASLNSAVWSGGSFIYVPKGVHVDIPLQAYFRINTENMGQFERTLIIVDEDAYVHYVEGCTAPIYSSDSLHSAVVEIIVKKGGRCRYTTIQNWSNNVYNLVTKRAVAYEGATMEWVDGNIGSKVTMKYPAVYLMGEHAKGETLSIAFAGEGQHQDAGAKMVHMAPNTSSNIVSKSVARGGGRTSYRGLIEIGEGAPGAKSNVLCDALLVDTISRSDTYPYVDVREDDVSMGHEATVSKVSEDQLFYLMSRGLTEFEAMAMIVRGFVEPIAKELPMEYALELNRLIELQMEGSVG from the coding sequence ATGACGCTCCCCACGGAGACTGCCCACCCTGAGCTCGAGGGTCTGGGTACGTACGAATTCGGCTGGGCCGACTCCGACGCGGCAGGCGCGGCGGCGAAGCGCGGCCTCTCCGAGGCTGTCGTCCGCGACATCTCGGAGAAGAAGAACGAGCCCGAGTGGATGCTGAAGCTGCGGCTCAAGGGCCTCAAGCTCTTCGGCAAGAAGCCCATGCCGAACTGGGGCTCCGACCTGTCGGGCATCGACTTCGACAACATCAAGTACTTCGTGCGGTCCACGGAGAAGCAGGCGGCCTCCTGGGAGGACCTGCCCGAGGACATCAAGAACACGTACGACAAGCTCGGCATCCCCGAGGCGGAGAAGCAGCGCCTCGTCGCCGGCGTCGCCGCGCAGTACGAGTCCGAGGTCGTCTACCACCAGATCAACGAGGAGCTGGAGGCGCAGGGTGTCATCTTCATGGACACCGACACCGCGCTGAAGGAGCACCCGGAGCTCTTCAAGGAGTACTTCGGCACCGTCATCCCCGTCGGTGACAACAAGTTCGCCTCGCTGAACTCGGCCGTGTGGTCCGGCGGCTCGTTCATCTACGTGCCCAAGGGCGTCCACGTGGACATCCCGCTCCAGGCCTACTTCCGTATCAACACGGAGAACATGGGCCAGTTCGAGCGGACGCTGATCATCGTCGACGAGGACGCCTACGTCCACTACGTCGAGGGCTGCACCGCCCCGATCTACTCCTCGGACTCGCTGCACAGCGCCGTGGTCGAGATCATCGTGAAGAAGGGCGGCCGCTGCCGCTACACGACCATCCAGAACTGGTCGAACAACGTCTACAACCTCGTCACCAAGCGGGCCGTGGCCTACGAGGGCGCGACCATGGAGTGGGTCGACGGCAACATCGGCTCCAAGGTCACCATGAAGTACCCGGCCGTCTACCTGATGGGCGAGCACGCCAAGGGCGAGACCCTGTCCATCGCCTTCGCGGGCGAGGGCCAGCACCAGGACGCCGGCGCCAAGATGGTCCACATGGCCCCGAACACCTCCTCCAACATCGTCTCCAAGTCGGTGGCGCGAGGCGGCGGCCGTACGTCCTACCGCGGTCTGATCGAGATCGGCGAGGGCGCGCCGGGCGCGAAGTCCAACGTGCTCTGCGACGCTCTGCTCGTCGACACGATCTCCCGCTCGGACACCTACCCCTACGTCGACGTCCGCGAGGACGACGTGTCGATGGGCCACGAGGCGACCGTCTCCAAGGTCTCCGAGGACCAGCTCTTCTACCTCATGAGCCGCGGACTCACCGAGTTCGAGGCCATGGCGATGATCGTGCGCGGCTTCGTCGAGCCGATCGCGAAGGAGCTGCCCATGGAGTACGCCCTGGAGCTCAACCGGCTGATCGAGCTGCAGATGGAGGGTTCGGTCGGCTAG
- a CDS encoding bifunctional 3-phenylpropionate/cinnamic acid dioxygenase ferredoxin subunit produces MSFVKACALSELEDDTPKRVELDGTPVSVVRTEGEVFAINDICSHANVSLSEGEVEDCSIECWLHGSSFDLRTGKPSGLPATRPVPVYPVKIEGDDVLVSVTQES; encoded by the coding sequence ATGTCCTTCGTCAAGGCCTGTGCGCTGAGCGAGCTGGAGGACGACACCCCCAAGCGGGTGGAGCTCGACGGCACGCCCGTCTCCGTCGTCCGCACCGAGGGCGAGGTGTTCGCGATCAACGACATCTGCTCGCACGCGAACGTGTCCCTCTCGGAGGGCGAGGTGGAGGACTGCTCGATCGAGTGCTGGCTGCACGGATCGTCGTTCGACCTCCGCACCGGCAAGCCGTCCGGCCTTCCCGCGACGCGCCCCGTCCCCGTATACCCCGTAAAGATCGAAGGGGACGATGTGCTCGTCTCCGTCACCCAGGAGTCCTGA
- a CDS encoding heme o synthase, whose translation MCVTAVESRPAGVALTPSPGGHRPFGARVKAFVALTKPRIIELLLITTVPVMFLAAQGVPDLWLVLTTTIGGYLSAGGANALNMYIDRDIDALMDRTSQRPLVTGMVSPRECLAFGIALAVISTVWFGLLVNWLSAALALGALLFYVVVYTMLLKRRTSQNIVWGGIAGCMPVLIGWSAVTNELSWAAVILFAVIFFWTPPHYWPLSMKVKDDYARVGVPMLPVVASNRVVAQQIVVYSWVMVAVSLLLTPLGYTGWFYTAVALLSGGAWLWEAHGLQNRAKAGVTGAKLKEMRLFHWSITYVSLLFLAVAVDPFLH comes from the coding sequence GTGTGCGTGACGGCCGTCGAGTCCCGACCCGCAGGGGTCGCCTTGACTCCCAGCCCGGGGGGCCATCGCCCGTTCGGGGCCCGCGTCAAGGCTTTCGTGGCTCTTACCAAGCCACGGATCATCGAGCTGTTGCTCATCACCACCGTTCCGGTGATGTTCCTCGCTGCCCAGGGTGTACCCGACCTGTGGCTCGTCCTCACCACCACCATCGGGGGATATCTCTCCGCCGGCGGTGCCAACGCGCTGAACATGTACATCGACCGGGACATCGACGCGCTGATGGACCGGACGTCCCAGCGCCCGCTGGTCACCGGCATGGTCAGCCCCCGCGAGTGCCTCGCCTTCGGCATCGCCCTCGCGGTGATCTCGACGGTCTGGTTCGGGCTGCTCGTCAACTGGCTCTCGGCCGCTCTCGCGCTCGGCGCGCTGCTCTTCTACGTCGTCGTGTACACGATGCTGCTGAAGCGCCGCACCTCCCAGAACATCGTCTGGGGCGGTATCGCGGGCTGCATGCCGGTCCTCATCGGCTGGTCCGCCGTGACGAACGAGCTCTCCTGGGCCGCGGTCATCCTCTTCGCCGTCATCTTCTTCTGGACGCCGCCGCACTACTGGCCGCTGTCGATGAAGGTCAAGGACGACTACGCCCGGGTCGGCGTCCCGATGCTCCCGGTGGTCGCCTCCAACCGGGTGGTCGCCCAGCAGATCGTCGTCTACAGCTGGGTGATGGTCGCGGTCTCGCTGCTGCTCACCCCGCTCGGCTACACCGGCTGGTTCTACACCGCGGTGGCGCTGCTGTCCGGCGGCGCCTGGCTCTGGGAGGCCCACGGCCTCCAGAACCGGGCCAAGGCCGGGGTGACCGGGGCCAAGCTCAAGGAGATGCGGCTCTTCCACTGGTCCATCACCTACGTCTCGCTCCTCTTCCTCGCGGTCGCGGTGGACCCCTTCCTCCACTAG
- the tal gene encoding transaldolase gives MTDALKRLSDEGVAIWLDDLSRKRITSGNLAELIDQSHVVGVTTNPSIFQKAISSGDGYEQQLTDLAARKVTVEEALRMITTADVRDAADILRPVFDATDGQDGRVSIEVDPRLAHNTTATVAEAKQLAWLVDRPNTLIKIPATKAGLPAITETIGRGISVNVTLIFSLERYRAVMDAYLAGLEKAKAAGLDLSKIHSVASFFVSRVDTEIDKRLDALGSDEAKAAKGKSALANARLAYEAYEEVFSSDRWAPLDKAQANKQRPLWASTGVKDPALKDTLYVDDLVAPNTVNTMPEATLEAVADHGEITGNTVAGGYDRARADLDAIKKLGIAYDDVVQVLEDEGVEKFEASWNDLLKSTEAELSRLAPSEG, from the coding sequence ATGACAGACGCACTCAAGCGCCTCTCCGACGAGGGCGTGGCGATCTGGCTCGACGACCTGTCGCGCAAGCGGATCACGTCCGGCAACCTGGCCGAGCTGATCGACCAGAGCCACGTCGTCGGCGTCACCACCAACCCGTCGATCTTCCAGAAGGCGATCTCCTCGGGCGACGGTTACGAGCAGCAGCTCACCGACCTCGCCGCCCGCAAGGTCACCGTCGAGGAAGCCCTGCGCATGATCACGACGGCGGACGTCCGCGACGCCGCCGACATCCTGCGCCCGGTCTTCGACGCCACGGACGGCCAGGACGGCCGGGTCTCCATCGAGGTGGACCCGCGCCTGGCCCACAACACCACGGCCACCGTCGCCGAGGCCAAGCAGCTGGCGTGGCTGGTCGACCGGCCGAACACGCTCATCAAGATCCCGGCGACCAAGGCAGGTCTGCCGGCGATCACCGAGACGATCGGCCGGGGCATCAGCGTCAACGTGACGCTGATCTTCTCGCTGGAGCGCTACCGCGCCGTCATGGACGCCTACCTGGCGGGCCTGGAGAAGGCGAAGGCCGCGGGCCTGGACCTCTCCAAGATCCACTCGGTGGCCTCGTTCTTCGTATCGCGGGTGGACACCGAGATCGACAAGCGGCTGGACGCCCTCGGCTCCGACGAGGCGAAGGCGGCCAAGGGCAAGTCCGCGCTGGCCAACGCCCGGCTGGCCTACGAGGCGTACGAGGAGGTCTTCTCCTCCGACCGCTGGGCTCCCCTGGACAAGGCGCAGGCCAACAAGCAGCGTCCGCTGTGGGCCTCGACCGGCGTCAAGGACCCGGCCCTGAAGGACACGCTGTACGTCGACGACCTGGTGGCGCCGAACACGGTGAACACCATGCCGGAGGCGACGCTGGAGGCGGTGGCCGACCACGGCGAGATCACCGGCAACACCGTCGCCGGCGGTTACGACCGGGCGCGCGCCGACCTCGACGCGATCAAGAAGCTCGGCATCGCGTACGACGACGTCGTGCAGGTGCTGGAGGACGAGGGCGTCGAGAAGTTCGAGGCGTCCTGGAACGACCTGCTCAAGTCGACCGAGGCGGAGCTCTCGCGCCTCGCCCCCTCGGAGGGCTGA
- the tkt gene encoding transketolase, which translates to MSIKPTTADLQWTDLDQRAVDTARVLAADAVQKVGNGHPGTAMSLAPAAYTLFQKVMRHDPADAEWTGRDRFVLSAGHSSLTLYIQLYLAGYGLELDDLKAFRTWGSTTPGHPEYGHTTGVETTTGPLGQGVANAVGMAMAARYERGLFDPEAAPGASPFDHMVWVVAGDGCLQEGISAEASSLAGHQKLGNLVLLWDDNHISIEGDTETAVSEDTIKRYEAYGWHVQRVDQLPSGDLDPAGLYAALQAARAETERPSFIAARSIIAWPAPNAQNTEAAHGSALGDDEVAATKRVLGFDPEQTFEVSDAVIGHTREALDRGREARAEWDKSFAAWRTANPERAASFDRIAAGELPEGWEEKLPVFEPGKGLATRAASGKVLQALGEIVPELWGGSADLAGSNNTTIDKTSSFLPAGNPLPEADPYGRTIHFGIREHAMAAAMNGIALHGNTRIYGGTFLVFSDYMRNAVRLSALMHLPVTYVWTHDSIGLGEDGPTHQPVEHLAALRAIPGLNIVRPADANETAIAWREILRRYTKVFGKGAPHGLALTRQGVPTYEANENAAKGGYVLFEAEGSPGETAAPQVLLIATGSEVHVAVGAREQLQAAGVPTRVVSMPSVEWFEEQDQAYKDSVLPPSVKARVAVEAGIGLTWYRYVGDAGRIVSLEHFGASADAKVLFREFGFTPEHVAAAARESLEAAAR; encoded by the coding sequence GTGAGCATCAAGCCGACCACCGCAGACCTCCAGTGGACCGATTTGGACCAGCGGGCCGTGGACACCGCCCGCGTTCTCGCCGCGGACGCCGTACAGAAAGTCGGAAACGGCCACCCGGGCACGGCGATGAGCCTGGCTCCCGCCGCGTACACCCTCTTCCAGAAGGTGATGCGGCACGACCCCGCGGACGCCGAGTGGACCGGCCGCGACCGGTTCGTCCTCTCCGCCGGCCACTCCAGCCTGACGCTCTACATCCAGCTCTACCTGGCCGGCTACGGCCTGGAGCTGGACGACCTCAAGGCCTTCCGCACCTGGGGCTCCACGACCCCGGGCCACCCGGAGTACGGCCACACCACCGGTGTCGAGACGACGACCGGGCCGCTGGGCCAGGGTGTCGCCAACGCGGTGGGCATGGCGATGGCCGCCCGCTACGAGCGCGGCCTCTTCGACCCCGAGGCGGCCCCCGGCGCCTCCCCGTTCGACCACATGGTGTGGGTCGTCGCGGGTGACGGCTGCCTCCAGGAGGGCATCTCGGCCGAGGCGTCCTCGCTGGCCGGGCACCAGAAGCTGGGCAACCTGGTCCTGCTCTGGGACGACAACCACATCTCCATCGAGGGCGACACGGAGACCGCGGTCTCCGAGGACACCATCAAGCGGTACGAGGCGTACGGCTGGCACGTCCAGCGTGTCGACCAGCTCCCCAGCGGCGACCTGGACCCGGCGGGTCTGTACGCGGCGCTGCAGGCGGCCAGGGCCGAGACCGAGCGCCCCTCGTTCATCGCGGCCCGCTCGATCATCGCCTGGCCCGCCCCGAACGCCCAGAACACCGAGGCCGCGCACGGCTCGGCGCTCGGCGACGACGAGGTCGCCGCGACCAAGCGGGTCCTCGGCTTCGATCCGGAGCAGACCTTCGAGGTCTCCGACGCCGTCATCGGCCACACCCGTGAGGCCCTGGACCGCGGCCGCGAGGCCCGCGCCGAGTGGGACAAGTCGTTCGCCGCGTGGCGCACCGCCAACCCGGAGCGCGCCGCCTCCTTCGACCGGATCGCCGCGGGCGAGCTGCCCGAGGGCTGGGAGGAGAAGCTCCCCGTCTTCGAGCCCGGCAAGGGCCTGGCCACCCGCGCGGCCTCCGGCAAGGTGCTCCAGGCGCTCGGCGAGATCGTGCCCGAGCTGTGGGGCGGCTCCGCCGACCTCGCGGGCTCCAACAACACCACGATCGACAAGACGTCCTCGTTCCTCCCGGCGGGCAACCCGCTGCCGGAGGCCGACCCGTACGGCCGGACGATCCACTTCGGCATCCGCGAGCACGCCATGGCCGCCGCCATGAACGGCATCGCGCTGCACGGCAACACCCGCATCTACGGCGGCACCTTCCTGGTGTTCTCCGACTACATGCGCAACGCGGTGCGACTGTCCGCGCTGATGCACCTGCCGGTGACGTACGTCTGGACGCACGACTCGATCGGCCTCGGCGAGGACGGTCCCACCCACCAGCCGGTCGAGCACCTGGCCGCGCTGCGCGCCATCCCGGGCCTGAACATCGTGCGCCCGGCGGACGCCAACGAGACCGCCATCGCCTGGCGCGAGATCCTGCGCCGCTACACCAAGGTGTTCGGCAAGGGCGCCCCGCACGGTCTGGCGCTGACCCGCCAGGGCGTGCCGACGTACGAGGCGAACGAGAACGCGGCCAAGGGCGGCTACGTCCTGTTCGAGGCCGAAGGATCCCCCGGGGAGACCGCGGCGCCGCAGGTGCTGCTGATCGCGACCGGTTCCGAGGTCCACGTGGCCGTCGGGGCGCGCGAGCAGCTCCAGGCGGCCGGTGTGCCGACCCGGGTGGTCTCGATGCCGTCGGTCGAGTGGTTCGAGGAGCAGGACCAGGCGTACAAGGACAGCGTGCTGCCCCCGTCGGTGAAGGCGCGCGTCGCCGTCGAGGCGGGCATCGGCCTGACCTGGTACCGGTACGTGGGCGACGCGGGCCGGATCGTCTCGCTGGAGCACTTCGGGGCCTCGGCCGACGCGAAGGTGCTGTTCCGCGAGTTCGGCTTCACGCCGGAGCACGTGGCCGCCGCCGCGCGGGAATCTCTCGAAGCCGCCGCGCGCTGA
- a CDS encoding metalloregulator ArsR/SmtB family transcription factor, producing the protein MKYDGRAPQEELATGERSTRNRVARSILDHGPSTVADLAKRVGLTQAAVRRHLDALVSDDVVEAREQRVYGARTRGRPAKVFALTDCGRDAFDQSYDKLAADALRFIAASGGDEAVLAFARARMAAVGEAYRAVVEAAEPEGRTEALAKALSADGYAAMARSAPGPQQGEQLCQHHCPVAHVAEQFPQLCEAETEFFSSLLGTHVQRLATLAHGDGVCTTYVPRSGHAAPPQTTHSASASTAGRNPA; encoded by the coding sequence GTGAAATACGACGGACGGGCTCCCCAGGAGGAACTCGCGACCGGTGAGCGCTCGACGCGCAACCGGGTCGCGCGCTCCATCCTGGACCACGGCCCCTCCACCGTCGCGGACCTCGCCAAGCGCGTCGGCCTCACCCAGGCCGCCGTCCGCCGCCACTTGGACGCCCTCGTCTCCGACGATGTCGTCGAAGCCCGCGAACAGCGGGTCTACGGGGCGCGGACCCGCGGCAGGCCCGCCAAGGTGTTCGCCCTGACGGACTGCGGCCGGGACGCCTTCGACCAGTCCTACGACAAGCTGGCCGCCGACGCCCTGCGCTTCATCGCCGCGTCCGGGGGCGACGAGGCGGTCCTCGCCTTCGCCCGCGCCCGGATGGCCGCGGTGGGCGAGGCGTACCGCGCCGTGGTCGAGGCCGCGGAGCCCGAAGGGCGCACCGAGGCCCTGGCCAAGGCCCTGTCGGCCGACGGGTACGCTGCTATGGCGCGAAGCGCGCCGGGCCCGCAGCAGGGCGAGCAGCTGTGCCAGCACCACTGCCCGGTGGCGCATGTCGCCGAGCAGTTCCCACAGCTGTGCGAGGCGGAGACGGAATTCTTCTCCAGCCTCCTCGGGACCCATGTGCAGCGTCTGGCCACCCTCGCCCACGGCGATGGTGTGTGCACGACCTACGTGCCGAGAAGTGGCCACGCAGCACCCCCACAGACCACCCATTCAGCATCTGCAAGCACGGCCGGGAGGAACCCCGCATGA
- a CDS encoding heme A synthase codes for MVRVETPISLIAKRWTPSTKVVKRAALSAVMMSVFIIVTGGAVRLTGSGLGCDTWPKCTDDSLFATPEQGLHGAIEFGNRMLTYVLSAAVGWAIIAISSAKPRRRKLARLGWLQFWIVLGNAVLGGITVWAGLNPWTVAGHFLLANALLAVAVITWVRVGEGDGPPRPRTPLPVRRLAWAIVATTVVLIVLGTSVTGSGKHAGDSSDVPRMPWDWSAAAHVHAISAWVVCALAIAMWLALRVVDAPADTRARARDLLVVLLAQGAIGYVQYFSDVPEILVGVHMFGSAILWIAVIRLVLSMRERGDDAPAPLPGPSAERPETAPATAV; via the coding sequence ATGGTCCGCGTGGAAACCCCCATCTCCCTCATCGCCAAGCGCTGGACGCCGTCCACCAAGGTGGTGAAGCGCGCCGCGCTCTCCGCCGTCATGATGAGCGTCTTCATCATCGTCACCGGCGGGGCCGTCCGGCTCACCGGTTCGGGCCTCGGCTGCGACACCTGGCCCAAGTGCACCGACGACAGTCTGTTCGCGACGCCCGAACAGGGGCTGCACGGCGCGATCGAGTTCGGCAACCGGATGCTGACCTACGTCCTGTCGGCCGCGGTGGGCTGGGCGATCATCGCCATCAGTTCGGCCAAGCCGCGTCGCCGCAAGCTCGCCCGGCTGGGCTGGCTGCAGTTCTGGATCGTGCTGGGCAACGCCGTCCTCGGCGGGATCACGGTCTGGGCGGGCCTCAACCCCTGGACGGTGGCCGGTCACTTCCTGCTGGCCAACGCGCTCCTCGCGGTCGCCGTGATCACCTGGGTGCGGGTCGGCGAGGGCGACGGCCCGCCGCGCCCCCGGACCCCGCTGCCGGTGCGGCGCCTGGCCTGGGCGATCGTGGCGACCACGGTGGTCCTGATCGTGCTGGGCACCTCGGTGACCGGGTCCGGCAAGCACGCCGGCGACAGCAGCGACGTACCGCGCATGCCGTGGGACTGGTCGGCCGCCGCCCATGTGCACGCCATCTCCGCCTGGGTCGTCTGCGCCCTGGCCATCGCGATGTGGCTGGCCCTGCGGGTGGTCGACGCGCCCGCCGACACCCGGGCCCGCGCCCGCGACCTGCTGGTCGTGCTGCTCGCCCAGGGTGCGATCGGATACGTCCAGTACTTCAGCGACGTCCCCGAGATCCTGGTCGGCGTCCACATGTTCGGTTCGGCCATCCTGTGGATCGCCGTGATCCGGCTGGTGCTGAGCATGCGCGAGCGCGGCGACGACGCACCCGCCCCGCTGCCCGGCCCGTCCGCCGAGCGGCCGGAGACGGCACCGGCGACGGCGGTCTGA
- a CDS encoding ABC transporter permease, translated as MSAGTYTPRPGAAPLPRMIAAQTALETRMLLRNGEQLLLTVIIPTLLLVLFSAVDIVDTGSGASVDFLAPGILALAVMSTAFTGQAIATGFERRYGVLKRLGASPLPRWALMTAKTLSVLVTEVLQIVLLAAIALALGWSPQGNPLAVLLLLVLGTAAFSGLGLLMAGTLKAEATLAAANLVFLLLLVGGGVIVPLEKFPDAVRSVLGLLPVSALSEGLRDVLQHGASMPWAQAGILAVWAVLGLGAAARFFRWE; from the coding sequence ATGAGCGCCGGTACGTACACCCCGCGCCCCGGCGCGGCCCCGCTCCCCCGGATGATCGCCGCGCAGACCGCGCTGGAGACCCGGATGCTGCTGCGCAACGGCGAGCAGCTGCTGCTGACGGTGATCATCCCGACGCTGCTGCTGGTGCTGTTCAGCGCGGTCGACATCGTGGACACCGGCTCGGGCGCGTCGGTCGACTTCCTGGCCCCGGGCATCCTGGCGCTCGCCGTGATGTCCACCGCCTTCACCGGTCAGGCCATCGCCACCGGCTTCGAACGCCGTTACGGGGTCCTCAAGCGGCTCGGGGCCTCCCCGCTGCCCCGCTGGGCGCTGATGACCGCGAAGACGCTGTCGGTGCTGGTCACCGAGGTGCTCCAGATCGTGCTGCTGGCCGCCATCGCCCTGGCGCTCGGCTGGTCCCCGCAGGGCAATCCGCTCGCCGTGCTGCTGCTCCTCGTCCTGGGGACCGCCGCGTTCTCCGGGCTCGGGCTGCTGATGGCGGGGACGCTCAAGGCGGAGGCGACGCTCGCCGCCGCCAACCTGGTGTTCCTGCTGCTGCTGGTCGGCGGCGGGGTCATCGTGCCGCTGGAGAAGTTCCCGGACGCCGTGCGGTCGGTGCTGGGGCTGCTGCCCGTGTCGGCCCTCTCCGAGGGCCTGCGGGACGTCCTCCAGCACGGCGCGTCGATGCCGTGGGCCCAGGCCGGGATCCTGGCGGTGTGGGCCGTGCTGGGGCTCGGCGCGGCGGCGAGGTTCTTCCGCTGGGAGTAG
- a CDS encoding ABC transporter ATP-binding protein has product MENEPVVQVKGLVKRYGTKTAVNGLDLVVATGAVTAVLGPNGAGKTTTIETCEGYRRPDAGTVRVLGLDPVADAERLRPRIGVMLQSGGVYSGARADEMLRHMARLHAHPLDVDALIERLGLGDCGRTTYRRLSGGQQQRLSLAMAVVGRPELVFLDEPTAGLDPSARRSTWELVRELRADGVSVVLTTHFMDEAEALADDVAIIDAGRVIARGSPEALCRSGAENTLRFTGRPGLDLGSLVKALPDGSGAAEPLPGTYRITGSIDPQLLATVTSWCAQHGVMPEGISVERHTLEDVFLELTGKKLAGKELRA; this is encoded by the coding sequence ATGGAGAACGAGCCCGTCGTACAGGTCAAGGGCCTGGTGAAGCGGTACGGCACGAAGACCGCGGTGAACGGCCTCGATCTGGTGGTCGCGACCGGCGCGGTGACCGCCGTCCTCGGCCCGAACGGCGCCGGGAAGACCACCACGATCGAGACCTGCGAGGGCTACCGCCGCCCCGACGCCGGCACCGTACGGGTCCTCGGCCTCGATCCGGTCGCCGACGCGGAGCGGCTGCGTCCGCGGATCGGGGTGATGCTCCAGTCCGGCGGCGTCTACTCCGGAGCGCGCGCCGACGAGATGCTCCGCCACATGGCCAGGCTGCACGCCCACCCCCTCGACGTGGACGCCCTGATCGAACGCCTCGGCCTGGGCGACTGCGGCCGCACCACCTACCGGCGGCTCTCCGGCGGCCAGCAGCAGCGCCTCTCGCTGGCCATGGCGGTCGTCGGCCGGCCCGAGCTGGTCTTCCTGGACGAGCCGACCGCCGGGCTCGACCCGTCGGCCCGCCGCTCCACCTGGGAGCTGGTGCGCGAGCTGCGCGCCGACGGCGTGTCCGTGGTGCTGACGACCCACTTCATGGACGAGGCCGAGGCGCTCGCCGACGACGTCGCGATCATCGACGCGGGCCGGGTCATCGCCCGGGGCAGCCCGGAGGCGCTCTGCCGGAGCGGCGCGGAGAACACCCTGCGCTTCACCGGCCGCCCGGGCCTCGACCTCGGCTCGCTCGTCAAGGCGCTGCCCGACGGCTCCGGGGCCGCGGAGCCGCTGCCGGGGACGTACCGGATCACCGGGTCCATCGACCCGCAGCTGCTGGCCACGGTGACCTCCTGGTGCGCCCAGCACGGCGTGATGCCCGAGGGCATCTCCGTGGAGCGGCACACCCTGGAGGACGTCTTCCTCGAACTGACCGGCAAGAAGCTGGCCGGCAAGGAGCTGCGCGCATGA